The following coding sequences are from one Ornithodoros turicata isolate Travis chromosome 1, ASM3712646v1, whole genome shotgun sequence window:
- the LOC135377607 gene encoding tRNA-dihydrouridine(20) synthase [NAD(P)+]-like, translating into MTRVIDYRNKIILAPMVRVGTLPMRLLALHYGADLVYTEELIDYKLLKCKRIENKILGTVDYIDDDYQVVFRTCEKEKGRVILQIGTCSPERAVQVAKFVEKDVSGIDVNMGCPKEFSLKGGMGAALLTQREKVKAILTSLVQNTHLPVTCKIRVLEEVEETISLGKLIESTGVKAIAVHGRTKEERPQHPNRNYVIKAMAEHLTIPVIANGGCGEIKSFDDIELFRQATGAASVMVARQAESNCSIFCRDGLKPLDDVIRSYLSFAIEYDNRATNTKYCVQQMLGSLQESERGKQLLASQQMEEICVLWNMDTIYNAKQKELHYMAQKLRELPNDDQGPERSLKKCKVGNDEIWQMEAKFVRNMFDMSSLPKTVLINWTRKNNFPHPRYKTEGIEKSFRSIVMVNGKKYSSTHLEKNKKYAEQAAAVVALFSLGLIDKSMIRGSAAGLPIDSSYKLK; encoded by the exons ATGACACGTGTGATAGACTATAGAAATAAGATAATTTTGGCTCCTATGGTAAGAGTGGGCACATTGCCCATGAGACTCCTCGCTTTACATTACGGGGCTGACTTAGTCTACACCGAG GAGCTTATTGACTACAAACTTCTGAAATGCAAGAGGATAGAAAACA AAATATTAGGCACAGTTGACTATATTGACGATGATTATCAGGTTGTGTTTCGAACATGTGAGAAGGAGAAGGGACGAGTCATCTTGCAAATT GGAACATGTAGTCCAGAAAGAGCAGTTCAGGTGGCCAAGTTTGT TGAGAAGGATGTTTCGGGCATCGATGTCAACATGGGATGTCCAAAGGAGTTTTCACTTAAG gGTGGAATGGGAGCGGCCCTACTGacacagagagaaaaagtaAAAGCAATACTAACGAGTCTTGTGCAAAACACACACCTGCCAGTGACCTGCAAGATCAGAGTTCTTGAAGAG gttgaagagaCAATATCCTTAGGAAAACTGATTGAGTCCACTGGAGTCAAAGCCATAGCGGTGCATGGCCGAACTAAGGAAGAGAGGCCGCAGCATCCCAACCGAAACTACGTCATCAAGGCCATGGCCGAACATCTCACCATTCCTGTTATAGCAAA TGGTGGCTGTGGTGAAATAAAAAGTTTTGATGATATTGAGCTGTTTCGGCAGGCAACTGGTGCAGCATCGGTGATGGTAGCACGCCAGGCAGAGAGCAACTGCTCAATATTCTGTCGGGATGGGTTGAAGCCTCTCGATGATGTCATCAGATCTTATCTCAGCTTT GCCATTGAGTACGACAACAGAGCTACCAACACAAAGTACTGTGTTCAGCAAATGCTTGGCTCACTCCAAGAATCGGAAAGAGGAAAGCAGCTCTTAGCAAGTCAACAAATGGAAGAAATCTG tgtgcTGTGGAACATGGATACAATATACAATGCCAAGCAGAAAGAGCTACACTACATGGCTCAGAAGCTGAGGGAGCTACCAAATGATGATCAGGGCCCAGAACGCTCTCTGAAAAAGTGCAAAGTTGGAAACGACGAAATATGGCAAATGGAAGCCAAATTTGTGAG AAATATGTTCGACATGTCAAGCCTACCGAAGACCGTCTTGATCAACTGGACAAGAAAGAACAACTTCCCGCACCCCAGATATAAAACT GAAGGTATAGAAAAGAGTTTCCGTTCCATTGTGATGGTGAATGGCAAAAAGTATTCCAGCACGCACCT